The Solanum dulcamara chromosome 6, daSolDulc1.2, whole genome shotgun sequence genome contains the following window.
tactaaggtcagccaactcatccccgatacaagcgcacgaaaagaaaacctagaatctatgcacctaaagaagaggactcctctcgatacaaagaaactaggaaagcataaataagggagactcgccctttacataaaataaaggaaaaatctaaataaaactggggatgaatcctcataaaagctatatacaacaaaatttagACCGTTCATATCAGGGATGTTAACAGATTGAATTAAATTTGAGAATATTAAAATTTGTTGAGTTAAATATGTGAGTTATTGATCTGCTTAAATGTTATTTGGATTGAAATAAGCTAAAATCGGATGATAACCCAATCAATTCTTActatattttaaattcaaatattttttttataatttattaggATGTCTGATAAAAAAATTCCTTATATTATGACTAAACTTAtcagataaaaaaatatcattttaaaaaatattttaataaaatttatcatatattAATATGAACTGAATTAAATGAGTCAAAATAAATTCAGTTAATAAAATTAACGAGTTATTAACACGTCcaaacataaataatatgagGAAATCGTGACTTTATAGGCTGATTTTGACACacctaatttatatttttgtatcattcaaTTCATACAGTGTGTTAATTTAAGATTTCAACTATCATgacttaaaataatattatttataataatctTTCCAGGGACTATGCCAGATTGCTTTGTCTCTATTAGGGTCCTTACTCTTTGTAGCAGCACCACAAGTTAAACActccaaataataattaattgaaagaaataattgtttggtcaaaataaaaaagatttatttttaaagattaATGTTGTCTTTTGTGAGAGAGATTAATGTTGAGATCAAAGCATAAAAAAAAGTATTAGAAACGAAAAAATCTTCTTCAGTTTAATAGAAAGGAAGCGGCAAATGAGTTGTATTTAatgttgattttatttttaattttaattactttttatttttcttatatgtaAATCCTATTTTATCCTtgtaaataattgaaaaaatgagactttttataattttgctaAGAAGATTATGGTACAAATCATTAAAAATGATAGGATAATGTGTaagtcataaaaaaaaaagattcaaatcATAAATTACTGTGTTAATCTATTTTGTGGATTAGTCAACCCAGGCCAGCATGACAATGAAGCCCATTAAAGTATAGACAAGCCCAAGATCAGGCCCATTTCTCTTTGGACAAAATGTCTAACTCATGTCATATGTGTCAACTACATATGGAAAAATTAAGCagcaaatatatactagttaattaattaatatagcTATAATTTAGCTAATTTATAATTCACCACTAACATTTAGCGTTAATTATAGTTcagatttgtataattcgcacgtTTGTATGATTctaaatttgtataatataatttgtataacttttgtataaagtaattttgtataatataatttgtttaactatttaaagtttaaatatttgtatttgtataaattcGTTATTTCTAGTTTATACAAAAATGGCTTACTTAtccgcgaattatacaaactcacgaattatacaaacccGCGAATTATACAACCGAGGCAACTTAAATTATAACTATAATCCGTAAATATACAAACTATAGCTAAGAAgcctaattaaatttattacaGTGATTATTTGTGAAAAATTTCCAATACATATTGCTTGGTGAGAAAATACCTACCAACATTCGATATTTATAGTAAACTAAACAAATTTGTAAACTTTCAAACAAAATTCTtgtgaaataaaagagaaaataaataaacaaaaaaactaaaacaaaattcttacgaaataaaataaataaaataaataactaatATGGCACGAAAGAAGTTCCTATTTTGTGTTGAGTGTGAAATTCGTTACCTACCTGTCCCCTTGTGCTTGGTGTACTTCTGTGAAGTCGTTTAATGAAAATTGTTTTGTCTCTAAAATAAgatttttcatttaaatttaGATTAGTTTAACCCTAAAAACATAAATCAAACATGAAACATCGagtgaataaaaaaatataataatcttttagggaaatttacatagatatactataaaaaaaaaggcACCAAGCTCCCGTTATGCACAGGGTTCGGAGAAGGATCCGAcctgacctcctggtcacatggcaacaactttaccagttacctCAAGGCTCTCCttcagttactccaaggctcccctatatagatatactatattaagaaaatatttatcatttatattaataatatttttttcactgaacacttataatacattaataataaaattttaatacatattactgaaataatttataaaaaatatataatacaaattttattatgaataatacatttatcacacactttaatatatttataataaattgtgttaatttcttaccaaacatgcctaatataatttaaaacagTTATAACACATTTATATTGTTTGCATaatttcacttttaatacatgacatatttataatattattataaataataataaataaaaaatatcgctaaaattattaattatttattaaaaaatattcattcagataatttttccaattttttttgtctaaatttatgtgatattttagcGCACCTCAATGTGATAATCTATAGTTACATAAACTCCTAAATATAATTTGTTTTATATCATAAATCTAAACAAAAATAGTATTAAATTGGGATGAAAAAAGTACTAATaacaaaaaacataaaattgCTAGAGCTACATAATGGAATCCCATTTAACATTATATGATACATATGGTTAGACATCATCTTCTTATAGAGTTTTTTCAAACCCTAATCCTCCTATCTTaactaccccccccccccccccgccccccccccccccaaaaaaaaagacaatCTAATTGTACACAAACTAATTTAGAAAGAAATTACAATTACAATTTCCTAATTTCCCAAAGATTATGTGATTCTTCGTGAGAGATATCTTGTTGGTGGAAGATGTGAATTTTGTCCAAGTGCATGAAAGCTACAAATTCCAAATTGCCCAAAATTGAGTCAATGATCATCAACACCAATTTGTTCTTGTTTATTCCTTGTAATGAGCAGAACAAAATAAGCAAGAACAGCACAAAAAGCAGCAGCAACATTCCCTTCTTTAATCAAAATCTTAATAACAAATCCAGTAATATCAAGAGTCAATTTCTTGCCTTCTAACACCAAATCCCTTCTGGGTTTTCCAGCAAAAGTTAACAAAACCAAAATTGTAATCCAAGTGACTAAAGTAGCTGGTAGAGCTACAGCTAAAGCTGCCACCATTGAAAGAACCCCAAAAGCTACACCTAATAACACAGATGCATATAAAGCAGGCCACCCAGAAGAAACTGAGATTGTGGGGTTTGAAGAATTAGCTGAAATAGTTGATTCGTACCAAGAAAGTACTGATTTGAGGAAATTCCAAGAAATCGATAGCAAAATTGCGTAAACAGATATGAAGAGGAAGACCCATGTTCTTCTTTTGCTCATGATTTTGATGAGGAATATAGAAgagattattgatttattttcttgttgTTTTGGTAATTGAATTGTGGGTTCTTGTTCTGccattgaattgattttttggGTATAATTTGATGGCTTTATTGGACTTTGATTTTTCCTCAATGGGTTTCTATTTTCTTCACTTTCTGGTAAACAAGGGGATAATACTAGAATGCTTTTAATTTACCCTAACGAGATACAACGCGCTTGTTATAGTGCGTGCTGTCACTCGAAGTATCCCAGGCCGTGATTCTAATTCAGATCttcataggaaaaattatgtgaactatcaaatattattattagtgtATTATTTAATATGTCTATAGTTTCACATAATATTGAATTGcgattataatttaataaattttattattatataaatttaggggttcatatataaatttgaaaGCGAATTTAGGGgctaatatataaatttataaagcAAATTTGTATactttttttgtatttgtatatttcgaAGCTCGTATATAAATATATGGGCTCATGTACAAATCTCTAAAAGTTTGTATTTGTATACAAAGCAAATTTAGGAAttcatatacaaatctctaaaacaaatttgtatttgtatatacaaTATCTTTGAAAAtccaatttatataatatagcgACATATACAAATGGAAAATAACATAGCAACTGAAACAATAGCTATAAAACATAATTAGATAAAATACACCTAAAGAACCAATTATATTTCAAGTATTTGTTATTTTCGAAAGTTCGTATTTCAATCGTTTGAAGttacacaaaaataattttatcctTCCTTCAATACTCCATTTCTGATGttctaaaatgaaaaaaaaaaaaatatatatatatatatatatatatattctttaccttctaattatgtatcaaaatcaaaatattttttatattaggGAGATTTGCAGATTTAGTCCACAAGTTAGCGATTTGATATTGGTGGGTAATATCTAATTAAgcatattttatgtttaattaattaaaaaaaacgcTTTTAATCATCGTGCTTGTGAATTTTTCGAAATCAACGAATTACTGACTATtgaattatttaattacttGTGTACATGTTGTGTGAATttatattattactttatatttgaaGATAGTAtaaatctaaaaataatatactttataTGTAAAGgcacaaagaatatatttaatcaattcaaaattaaatattcTTCGAGAAATATCACAAGAACCACAATTTTGCCTTTCTAAATTATCAGctacctttttttttaattcccaAAACACCACCTCtgttttcaattattttttttgcttttcatGAAGTAAGATTGGAGATCAATTTGTCACTTCAATGAATCATTTGAaccttttacattttttttgtgtgtcaTCTAGAATTAATGAGCTATTACTATCTTATACCCAAATGGGACAGAGCAAGAGCTCTTCTTATCTCTTTGAGTCGTCTGGCGAAAAAAGActttttgaataagataaaaaaaaaacatcctTCAAAAATTGGGATGAGGCAATACCATTGGGTGATGTGAAAACACTTCTTGCGATCGAATGAGATATTAATTGGAGTAAAATTTATTAATGCATGCTAAGTTGAGTCACCATGAAAGGCATAAATCGCCTACGGGACAGTACAGAGATAAAATAACGACAGGAATGgacacaaatatattttttaaatttttttcttgtgGGGGTAGGGGTAGGAGGTGGGGGTCCAAAATTAAGTGATTAATGGGTGGCATTTATCACTCTTTTGGAATTCAAGTCTCTGTGTGTGGTCCAAGATTCTTTGCTGCTGCATTTCACAAGCCATCTTTCAACACGGCATTTTATGTAACATTaaaagggagaaaaataagCATAAGCTATAGCTATTAGATTAATGTGATAATCATCCCATAATTTACATCTAGAGTGTTTTATTATGTGGaagttttaatttgttttttccaTCAAAACATACATTAATTGGGACTTTGAAAATATCTTAAACTAACAAAAGTTGAGAAAaagcaaaaatgaacaaaagCTGCAAATCTACTACTCCATTGAGATATACGAAAAAAGTGACTTGAAAGCATCAAActggtaattattatttttttagaaagaagtGTTCACAGGACTGATATAGTTATTATCACGTAATAGAAAATCATAGGTTTGAGTCCTAAATGCCGAATGCAGGATCCTTGTCGTCCTGTCCTTTCCTGAACTCTTGTGGTCTGATTCTTCTGATGCTTGGTAGGAAGATAATTCAACTAATCATACTTGTCCCTCCATGAACTAACAAGAAAAAAGACCCAAGAAAGTGCTAGAACAAAATCACCAACAAATTGTCTTGGCCAATCATAAGCCAAATCCTCAACCTTCCTTTCAAAATACACTCTCCATAACGCCATTGATACATGAAGAAAGATACAACCTTTAGCAAAAAAACTCTGAAATTCCCACTCCTTAACAAAAGACACCATGAATAACAACAACCCAATTACACATAACAGCAATCCAACAAATGAATCAGACGTTTTTATTAACAATTGATCATGTGGGTTTGATCCCAAAAGCTTTCTTGATGTTTCAATTCCATGTCCGAGAACAGATATTTCATTGAGATAGAACATTATCAATACACCACTAGTAGTCGTTATTAGTGAATGGAGAAGACAGATTATGAAGAACCCAGATGAGCCCATTCACAAATATTGATTTCAGAtagaaaaaaacccaaaaaccTTTTGAGGTTTATGGTGAAGTAAAACTTTCAGCTACTTATTGAACAAAATTACAGAGACCCATTTGTATTTGTATGGATGAATTGAGAGTATCGAGGGAAATTTTGAGATCTGAGATTGATAATGGCAGAGTATTGAGGATGGAAAGTTTGAAACCCTAACGCTAGATTCACGGGAGAGGAAGGTCGCTGACAGCTGGCGATATGTTATTGGTAAGCGTGCATTTTGGAATTTGTTTGCATTGCATTTCGGTTTTTATTATTACCTGTCTCGTCGACATATTATTTGTCATTGTTACTTATATTATTTGAGGCCAATATTAATGACTGCAGCCATTTTAGATAAAAACCAACTAGTCAAGTTAGCATTTCTATCGCTCCATTTAAACTCGTCTCAAGAACCCTATTTTTTTTTAGCAGTAGGATGAAtcatattcatattcatattcatACTGTTGCAATATTAGCTGCTAAAATTACTTGATTTCAGTAAAGTGACTGATCAGACAGTTGGGAAATATTGTGCATTTTGTAAGGATCATTAAAATGAATTGATCTTAGCATTTTTCGCTGCTGCGTAAAGCTAATGAATAATCACAGATTCTTCAATTTGGTGAGTAGCTAGAAGCAACGTTTCTTAGAGCAAAGCACCAACATATCAGGTCAAATGCAAGCAACTATAAACTGAACAATATGCTGACAAGTAATAGTTACAACTTACATGATGCATAGGATATGTTAATTTAATAAATGTCAACAGATTAATAGTCTTGACTTAAATAAACACAAGGCAAGGAATCCAAAGAGTGATGGGAGTACAATGTACATGATTGATGATTAACTCATGTGTAATATTAACAAGAGGGGTAACCTGCAGAACATAACACTAAAGTTGCTGCTGAAGACAAGTATAGACTGAGCAATTGATAAAGAGTGAATGACCCATAACCAGTATACTAAATGCAGCAGTATCATTTATCAGAGACAGCAAAATCTCAACGATGCAACATTTAGCTACAATCATTGCCAAGAAACAAAGCACCTAAATTTCTTATCATTTATCTAAAGACTATAAATTTCAACTAGATTTTGCTGACAGCATAATTCAATTTTCACTACAAAAGGGAGTAAACTAAAACTAGAAACACACTATATCACTGTACTCTTAACAAATTAAACATCCCATTCACTGACACAAACGATCAAACACCTTCAAGGCGAAAGGCACTTGGACAATCTGGGCGAAGTCCTTTTCACAGATTCAACCTTCTTCAAACTCTTCTTCTTATTCGAATTTTCACCTTTAGATTTCACCTGATTAACCACAACAACATCTTCATTCCTCCGACTCCTCGTCCTCACAGCAACAGCTTCCACTTCTTTCTCCTCAAACTCAAGCTTTCTCGCCAAACCACTCTCCACATCCTCAGATTCATCAACCAACCTCCTTTTCCGCTTCAACACAAACGGAGCAGGCGGCATAGGTGGACTACTACTCTCCGAACATGGCAGTGGCACTGGAGAACCCTTTTCCGGGGTTTCTTCAAGCTCCGCGCGTAACTTCTCGATGCTGCCTTCAATTCGGCCCTGCAGACGGTGACGCGTGAAGCTAACGCCGCCCATGGACCAGTGAGCTTTCTCCGCCCATGACATAAATGGATCGAGGACGGAGATTGGTGGATCTACTCTCTGTTGGTTGGGCTTGTAGAATCTTGGTCTAGGGAGGCTGCTGCCGTAAAACTTTCCAGGTTCTAGGGCTACCACCATTGTTATCAAAATTGAAATGAGATTTGACGTATTTATTTGccaattttcttttcaatttatagCAAGTATAGCGGATTAATGGGAATTGAAATGGACGGAAATAATTTTGGAGGGAAACTTGGCGCCAAATATTTACCGCCTTGTTTCTATTTTTTCGTTCtgaatatgaatattttaaactttttataCATATTGGATAATGGAAATTATGTTTTGACTATAAAATTTCTGAAATTTGGAATTTTAGAAATATTGAAATAGTTGTTTTTGTTATGAAATATTCTATCTTTAACAAAATAAAGCggagagagtaagagaaaaggaagaaaaacagaggaagaaaaagagaacgAGAAGgaaatttccttttcttttttacgTTACCTTCTTCATGCCAatatggcatatatatataggaaaaaATTAGTGGGCTGCCCATTttcagtgggccccactttatttaaataatttattgtaGACATTCCACTTACATTCcacttaacactcccccttggatgtccacgtgtaaaaaaaaaaaactttacaaaacataatatacatatttatcatgaaTATCCATAAAGCTTGTGTCtacatatctggtaatacgtCTTGAtagctgcctcattaaaaaccttaccaggaaaacccagtgggacaaaaccgtggttaaggaaaaaagagtgcagcgcgtattttactccccctgatgaaaacttcatttgatattttggagacggcgcattccaaccttatgccttagcttctcaaaagttgatgttggtaatgcctttgtaaaaaaatatgcaagattatcacttgaacgaacttgttgtacatcaatatcaccattctcctgaagatcatgtgtaaagaataattttggtgaaatgtgtttcgttctgtctccttttatgaagccacctttcaattgagctatgcacgcgacattgtcttcgaatataattgtgggtattttaacattatttttcaaaccacatctttctttgatgaactgtatcatcgatctcaaccacacacattctatacttgcttcatgaattgctattatttcagcatgatttgaagaagtagcaacaatggactgttttgtagatcgccatgatatagcagtccctccgtgtgtaaacagataacctatctgagatcgagctttatgtgggtctgataaataacctgcatcttcataaccaataaggtctacaCAACCcttattagtataaaacaaactcatatcaatagtacccttcaggtatcgcaaaacatgtttgataccgttccaatgccttcgcgttgggggagaactataccttgctagcaaattaacagaaaatgttatatcaggcctagttgcgttagcaagatacataagtgcaccaatagcactgagatatggtacttcaggaccaagaatttcttcatcctctcctagaggtcgaaattgatctttttccacttcgagtgatcgaacaatcattggagtacttaatggatgtgctttgtccatgtaaaatctttttaagattttttcagtgtaggcagattgatggacaaaaactctgtctgctaaatgttcaatttgcagaccttgacaaagttttgtctttccaagttctttcatttcaaattctttctttagatattcaattacCTTTTGGACCTCCTCAGGGGTTCCAAttagatttatgtcatcaacataaatggcgagtataacaaactctaattccgttttcttaataaaaacacatagacaaatgacatcatttatatagccttcatttatcaagtactcactgaggcgattataccacatacgccctgattgttttaaaccatataatgatctttgcagatttattgagtacatttctcgagactttttacatgcttcaggcaattttaatccatctggattttcatgtaaatttcattatcaactaaaccataaaggtaagctgtaactacatcaattagatgtatttcaagatttttatgtacagctaaactgatgagatatcgaaaagttattccatccataactggtgaatatgtttcttcataattgactccgggtctttgagagaatccttgtgcaacaaggcgtgccttatatcttacaattttatttctctcatttcgttttctaacaaaaactcatttatagccaactggttttacaccttcaggggtttggactacaggtcccaaaacctcacgtttagcaagtgagtctaattctgattgaattgtcttttgccattctggccaatcacatctacgttgacattcttcgacggatttaggctcaagactttcactatcttgcatgaggttaagtgcaacattatatgcaaaaacattatcaatcgtgattttagatcgatctaattttatctcatcaccgaaagaacttattgaaagttcttcattcacttgagtctcgggttcactgatttcttcaggaatatcaggattactcaaatcttgaccttcttcaggagtttctattgtagtatcatctttattatttctcacgcttctctttctaggatttttatcctttgaacccaacggtctaccacgcttctggcgtgtttgggatttagaagctatgatacttgtagatcttggtattgtttctgaattattcttcggtaaagtttctggctttttaccctgccttttatattgctggttatttctcggtgccagacgacaatcatgattaaaatttcttctttgactacgaccacgaccacgactggggtcaTGGCCTCTTTttcgttggttagaatttgtctgattcacttcacgtattggcaaagaaccaactggccgactatcatgatttttctttaatagttcattatgtctttcagcaataagaaggtgagaaagtaattcagaatatttttaaaaaaaattttcGCGATATtactgctgcaggagcatattcgcgggtggaaatatggagtatgtcttttcaagtttatcttgctcagtaaTTTCTTcttcgcataaatttaactgagctataattctaaataaagcaaaattatattcagttatatttttgaaatccattaatctcagatttagccaataatgacgagcttgtggaagcatgaccaacttcaggtggtcatatctttcttttaaatttttccacaatttaagagggtcttttaatgtaagatattgtaattttagcccctcgtcaagatggtgacggagaaatatcatggctttagcacggtcttgattggatgccatattgtcatctttaatggtgtctgct
Protein-coding sequences here:
- the LOC129892006 gene encoding uncharacterized protein LOC129892006; this encodes MAEQEPTIQLPKQQENKSIISSIFLIKIMSKRRTWVFLFISVYAILLSISWNFLKSVLSWYESTISANSSNPTISVSSGWPALYASVLLGVAFGVLSMVAALAVALPATLVTWITILVLLTFAGKPRRDLVLEGKKLTLDITGFVIKILIKEGNVAAAFCAVLAYFVLLITRNKQEQIGVDDH
- the LOC129892047 gene encoding uncharacterized protein LOC129892047 translates to MGSSGFFIICLLHSLITTTSGVLIMFYLNEISVLGHGIETSRKLLGSNPHDQLLIKTSDSFVGLLLCVIGLLLFMVSFVKEWEFQSFFAKGCIFLHVSMALWRVYFERKVEDLAYDWPRQFVGDFVLALSWVFFLVSSWRDKYD
- the LOC129892105 gene encoding uncharacterized protein LOC129892105; translation: MVVALEPGKFYGSSLPRPRFYKPNQQRVDPPISVLDPFMSWAEKAHWSMGGVSFTRHRLQGRIEGSIEKLRAELEETPEKGSPVPLPCSESSSPPMPPAPFVLKRKRRLVDESEDVESGLARKLEFEEKEVEAVAVRTRSRRNEDVVVVNQVKSKGENSNKKKSLKKVESVKRTSPRLSKCLSP